TCAGGGCTGCCGCCCAGCTCAACACAACAGTGGTCCAGGGTCAAGGCTGCAAATCTGTTTTAAACGTTAACTGCAATATATTAATGGTAAGATTAATACTTATCAGTTaaccatttaatattttacatccctagtgCACAGCCCTAAAACTGCATCCTCTGGTTTTGGCTAAggtctgatatatatatatatataaataaaaaaaacaccatCACTTGTTTATTATAGTGTATAAAGAGGCAAATTGTTTAGGGATATTCTTTATCAGAACTTTTCCTTATTCCTCTGAAGTCTCGCCATGAAGGGAAGGTATTTCTTGAGCTCAATTCTGTTGTGAGTATTTGGCCAATGCTTGCAATTGTATTGTTGGTAGGATATTGAAtatatgtgtgtttgtttgtattgaTATTTTGGACATAACCAACATCAAATGGCCTTTGGACTAATAAAGAAATTCTTGTGTGGAAACTGAGTAATGGTAAACCTTAATAAACGTACTAGGGAAACTGTTTGCACCACTGAGCCTCTGCACAAAAGACCAAAgcaggagaaaaagagagaggttgtgggcatgtctacacttgccctTTAAAGCACAAAAAGTCCCTTTTTGTGCAAAAAACATGGGAGCATCTGGTCAATGACTCTGTGgtaaaactcagaagtttcactgTAAACAGAAAACCACCTTCACAAGAGGCATACAGTTCTTACCAGTGATACTTTTgtggtgatgtgcaagtgaagacacattcttcctgtttacacagcttttagcctccAGCGGATATCCCATagtgcctaggtgaccactctggccagcagctctgctgctctgatgcTAGGTAAACCGATGTCTacccctccccctgtaaagccctgggaactttgaaactcccccttcctgttttcttggcaagtgctcacttatcatCTGGCCAGGTGTCAATGGCTGCTCCAGGGAGGTACTGGAactgatcagtgtttggggagaggaggctgtgcagggacccagaATGTCCTGCGATcacccccctgcccttcccacaagacctatccTCAAAATGCAGAGAgcagcactgtgggatagctgccctcagTGCACTGCTCTCATCAGATGGAAGTGCTGGAAATGTGAAAACAATCTGACGCCTGTGGAAATAAGTAAGAACACAAACCAGCGCTTTTCTTTTACCGGTTCCCTATCACTGGTGAAACTGACAGCGCAAAAATTCTGCAAGTGTAAACATAGCTGATGTCTCCtcagtggagttctgctgcaggccCTAGCTTTGAGGCATTCCTCTTCCTCTGCATCAGCAGGAGAGTGAGTGTTTGCAGTTGGAGTGCTTTTTGAGACCACTAACCCCTTAATTGGATGAATTGACACTTTTGGTGCAGGAATCTCAATCTCTTGCCTCAGGGGCTGCAGCACAGCCAAACAGCCAGTGTTGGGGCTTCATAATAACACATTAGGCCCTTCCATAGAATTCCAGCTGCGTGAATCAAAGTGATGAGGGCTGCTATTTGTACTCAGACACTCTGAGGGACACATCTCATTATCAGTACATGTGTGCTACAGAGGAACATTGTGATGATGTCTTCACATAGAAGGGTCCAACTTTTCATTGTGTTCTGCAAGAACTATACTCAAGACAATTGATTTGGAGTTGAAACCACTCCAGGAATCTACAAGGGCTCCAGTTGCTACTATGTTTTTGTAGTTGCTACTAGATGCATTGATGCCTAAATTTAACAACATAGACAATACAAAGTGCACCAAATTCTAAATGAAAGGTATAGAATTCAGATTGTTGAATAAATGTATCTGAATGTCCTGTTTTTGGTTTCTTTTGATTTTGAGCCATAAAGTTgcattaaaatagattttttaaatatgtatgtCCATCCCTCTCAGTCCCAGCTCAAGGGGTTGCCCTGGTGCCTCAGTGGTGGGGAGAAACTAAGAACTGAACGAACATTGTCTTTGCTCCTTGAGACAGCATGGTGCTTAGGGTACAGGGCTGGAGTTCATTAAGAATTGAGACCTAATAAACAAGGGTATGGATTCTGTTCTTGTCTCTCCACATCAGAGCTGTGACCTTAATTGAGATAGAACTgattttgaagtggccttttccagCTGTTGATTCCAAACATTCCATTTTATCTTCTTTTGTCTGATTCTGCCTTGGTATCCTGCTGCAGCAACAGTGTCTCCTTTGAAAGGAATGTGGCATATCTCAGGGATCAATGAGCCTTTCTTTCAATGGAGGAAGAGGATttaaggggcacagcaggtgtgAGAAAGGATTGTGTTAATTCCTATTTGTATTTCCTTACTACTCTTCCTCCTTTCTGGAGTTACTttcctttagagcagtggttcccaaacttgttctgacgcttgtgcagggaaagcccctggcgggccggaccggtttgtttacctgctgcgtccccaggttcggctgatcgcggctcccagtggccacggttcgccgctccaggctaatgggggctgtgggaagcagcggccagcacatccctcattccctttggggcatctGCCATTGGcaactgtcagaggacaggacactggcttgatggacctttggtctgacccatatggtcattcttatgttctttctcTATGTTTCCTTGGTAGAAAACTGTAGAGGGGAGCCAGCTGGAGACGCCAGCTggtaggagcagaagcagccaaagctggGACTTTTGGACATTgagagaactttctacagttttgactaAACACATGCTAAAAGTTTTCAGCCCAGCATTCCAACACACCACCTCAGAAACCCTATACAGAAAAATATGTTTAGCATCCAGATCCATATTCACCATCAATCACACTCAGTCTTAACATCTTATTTGCTCTTTTGATGGGCACAGCTGAGCAGACATTGTCACTGATCAGTGCACAATACCTAGATTGTTCCTAGGACTTGACCTTATTTAGGCCCCAGCACTGTGTCTGAGTTGAAGTTGTATCTTTCTGTGTCTATACAAgatattgaatttcacctgccttCCTGCTGCTCAGATACCATATTCTGCTGGACCCATCTGCAGTTCCTTACTCTCcttaggccatatctacactgcaaattttTATCAGCATATCTAGATcaatcaggggtgtgaaaacacacacTCCATAGCGGACATAGTGATCACAGCAAAACCTGcaatgtagacacagctatgctggcagaagAAAGCTTCTGTTAGCATAACTAATGTTGTTCAGGAAGGTGGTGTTACTGTGctgacagaaaaactccttctgtcactatgtctacactagggggctcTGCCAATATacagtagctatactggcaaaacatttgtagtgtagacaagaccttagtctCCTATAATACACATTATTTTGTATCATTGGCAGATTTTTCCAAGTCCCAGGTAATTAGTTCAGAGTGGAGGGAAACTCCAGTCAGGCACAGGCGCTGACGCTGTGggcgctccagggctggagcacccacagaaaaaaaaaaagtgggtgctcagcatccactgGCAACCCCACAGATCAgctcctcctctccacccccagcacctcccactggccgctgatcagcagcattcaggaggcttgggaggaggagcaggagcaaGAAGAGATGAGGTGGGGATGGGAACGTGAGGGGGGGAGAACTGGAGTGAGGGCAGgtcctggggtggagcaggggttgaGTACCGCCCAGGAACTGGGGAAGTCGGTGCCTCTGCACTCAGCCCTCACTGCACACAGCACTTAGCGATGTCATCTCCAGCAATAAACAGTGCTTGCTTGCTGGACACCTGTCACTGGTGACCAACTCCCTGGGCTCCTGCCAGGCCTTTTATATCCACTGCAGATTCTTCAAAGACATGgttcttaaagagacagtcccttttTCCACTTGCACTTTTTACAAAGCAAGCCAATAATTCCTCTATGGAGAGTTTCACACCTTTCCCAGCATCTGGGCCAAGTCCATccaataaataacaacaacaaaaaatatttacaataataaataataaaacaaaaataaataatttcagtAAAACCTAGACTAGATGGGGTGtggacaactttttttttatttggtggGTGATAGCGTTAAAAAAATATAATACCAATTGAATATTTCTTTGAATAGTTATGTACCATGACTACTTTTGTCGACTTTTAATTAAGTGAGATAAATGCACTTCCACATGCAATGTGCATACTCAAGACATTTGATTTGGAATTGAAACCACTCCAGGAATCTACAAGGGCTCCAGTTGCTACTAGATGCATTTATGCCTAAATTTAACAACATAGACAATACAAAGTGCACCAAATTCTAAATGAAAGGGATAGAATTCAGATTGTTAAATAAATGTATCTGAATTTCCTGTTTTTGGTTTCTTTTGATTTTGAGCCATAAAGTTGCATTCCATAAAACATCCCTAGTTATCTAGTACCACGCTACACAGTTTTGGTCCCTTCCTATTACTACTGTCCCATTGAGCTGGCTGGCTCCATGTAACTGGATGCCTTCCAATAAAGCCACTCACTCCCTTTTAGAGCTCCTGTCCAAGCTGTGAATCTGTGCGGGAGGAAAATCCCCTGGAAGGCTTTTGTCTACTTCTCCCTAGTGTGGTGAAAACCCTCTTGGGAAACGTCTTTCATGCATTTTCTTGTTTGACTGTGGGAGCAGCTCTGTCTTGGGCTTGATAAAGCTTGTCCCTGGGGTTCTAGCCAAAATGGTTGCTTCTAACCTGGAGAGAGAGCAGCAGAATCACCCAACATCTCCCACATAGTTTTTCTTTAGTTGCCCAAACTCCATGATCTATATTGAGATACTGTGAAATGGTTCCTTCCTTCCAGATTGCACCTTCTGCTGAGAGAGAACAGCTGGGATCTTTAGAGACCCTGGTGCAGAACATGGTGCTCAGTGGACTTGACTATTAGATTTTGTACTCCCATCCTGAGTCATGTTAGACAGCGCACActttatacattaaaaaaataaactatagGCAGTGCTTTTCCCGGGGGGTAGGGGAAGGAATGTGTGGAAatctgttttttgggggggggtctgtctggggaagATAAGgtgggattttttggggggggggagaaatagaAGAGGAGCGTCTGGTGGTGTATTTTTGATGGGAAAGGTGAAATTGGAGAGGCTGTATCTGGGCGGGGGACGGTGGGAGTGTATGGCgctgtgtgggtgtgtgcatTGTAAGGTTACCATGTGGctttatttcaaattaaacaCAGTTACTTTTGACAATGTGTCATTTTTATTTGTGGtttctaatctgacctcctattAGATTCATACACATTCTGTACAAGTATCTGAATAAAAACAAACTGCTTTGGTTTCTTGCTGGATTGGGAATTCCCTTGGATGAAGAAAGGCAGTTTCCATGGGAAGTAATCCTGAGCCATGCTATAGGAGACCAGAGAGGGTGTTTGCTGAAGAAGGATTAGGGAGGTGGCTGTGCAGCTGGCAGGTAAAGCAAAGGGCAGAGAGTTAGGGGTCCTGGAATTTAATCTGGTCTGAGAAAATTGGCTGGATCCATTAACGATTTAagcatttccccctctcccccatgagGCTGATCATCTTATCTGTAACCTGCAGGGGCGTGGAGCAGTAGGGTGGGACCAGTCCCTTTCTGTCCCCattctttttccccacagaacACACCTTTAATTTCCATCAGTTCACAGAagcgtagcgagcgccctccataccctccgaccggagggggccccgcaaggaagggggcccctaaaagtggcaaaataaataccgcattccagtttctgcattgtaaggggccccgcccggacatatgttcggagagggccaccgttcggagggggccacgttctttgttgctacggccctgtcAGTTCATATATATATGAAGGAATATATATATTAAGGAACTTTTACATGAGCACGGAGCTGCTGTATCTCCAGACCCTGCTTGAGTGAACAGTGAGGAGCTCAAACTAAAAGTGGTTATTTCGAGGCCTTGGATCCAGCACACACGCCAGTTCTGGGTAGTAGAACTATGACTCAGCAACTTTCACTTCTGTAATGGCTCAGAGTGTCCTTAACAAGAATATCCCTAACCTTTCCAACCTGGCACATACACAAGGCGATGCTTATTCCACAGTGTGTGTGGGCGAGTGAGGGGACTCCTAGTCTTCAAATCAGCGTAATTGCTGTAATGTTTTTCCCCCTCAGACCCATTTTGCTAGAACCTCCCATATTTACAAGCAATGAATTTCTCGCCATAACAGAAATAACATCAAATGTCTGGGATTTTGAAGGATCCTCATTCTGTTCTAGAGCTGGTGCAGTCTCTGAACGCCTCAGTCTGCCCTGGATACAGTCACTTCTTGGTTAGAGTTCAGTGTTGGTGGCAGTCCCAAGACCTCACTGATCCCAGCTTAATATTTGGCCTGATAATCCAGTGGCATACGTAGCCACTCTTGCAGCAGATGCTCATGTTTGGTGGAGATGCAAGGATACTATCCAGTTTGCTATGCTATTCCTTTCCCCTATACAGAAGGGATGAAGCAAATGTTGATGGGTAAGAAAGGTTGTGGTCTTCTTTCCCGACTcatctgctgcccacccattacAGATCGTTCATTTACTGGTCTAGTCTTAACCTTGAagtttgtttaatttattggtgtgtctggctcagcagctACTTTCTATGACCCCTGTCTCCAACTGATTCCCAACTCTGTTGTTGCTTGAGCCCTGATGGCTTTGCAGGGGCAGCATTGGGAATTTAAGGGTGTGAGACAAAGCGGATGCGTTGAGAGTATGCCAAGTCCACAATGTAAAGCACCAGGTTCACATAAGTAAATATAGCAATCACCAGTTGGCTGTCCCAGGGGCATTTGCCCTGGGAGCACTGGTAGGGGCGCCATGGGGACCCATACTTACTATCAAAGCAGAACACTGGCCAGATCACTGCTGCACTCACATACATGAGGATGGCCACGAATGTGTAAATGACCACGAAGCGCTCAAAGGGGCACCGCAGCATTGCTGTCCTTCCTGTGACATTGAAGGCCACTACCACCACTGTCACCACAAAGCAGAAGCTATAGACAGCCACACACCATTGTGTAGCCACATAATTGCTGTACTGACTGTCATTTACCAGTGCCCCAAAGATGATGCAGGCCACGAAGGCCTGGACAATTTTCAAGAGGCCAGATACTGTGGCCATGTAGCTGGTCACCTGTCCTGGCTTGGCTCTGGTTAGAAACACCTCCACAGCATACGCAATGAACAGGAGCCCTGCAAAGACACTGGCTGCTATGCGGAAATCTCTCACCTTGCAACTGATGGAATAACAGCCAAACTGGGCAAAATAGAGCGGGTAGATCACAGCCGCAGTGATGGACATGAGTGTGGCCAGCATGGCAAAGGCAGCTGTGAAATTTCCCCAGGAGATGCTCAGGCAGCTGTGGAGATGAGTGAACTCACAGGTTATTATAAAGATGGTGACAGCAAAACAGAAACACCAGACGAACATGCAGAAGGTGCCATAGGCTGCACTGAATCCCCCCTGATGGGCCACCAGGCTGAAAGTAGTACATCCAAACGCCACCTGCAGCAAACGGGCTACTCCCACCGGGGATGCCACTGCTGCTGTGTTCAGGTACGGCCCTCCTGAGCTCTCCATACTCTGATCAGAGCAGGTAACAAGGCAGTTGGAGACGGCAAAGCTTCCTTTCGGGTTAGCTCAATTCTCTATCCCTCTATCAGAATCTTCGCTGAGCGTGCATTTCTGGCAACCTCTCAGAATAGCTTCATTTTCTGTAGTAAGATTATTGACTGGTTCTGTTTTCAGGCTGCAGGTATCAGAGAGCTATGAAGATCAGTTAACCCGGCAGTACCAGGCAGGATCTGTGAAGATTGTCTCTTATTCTGTCTTTTCACGGTCTCTTCTTTCAGTCTCTAGCATGATCACTTTCTCCTTGGTGGTTGACATTTTATTCCGTTTTAGCTCTGCAGCTGTAGCTCTCTGCTTTAGTGCTgtaggaacacagcagtataaaTAGTTGGCTATATTAATAGTCCTGGAATGGAATGAACTCTGTCTCCTGAAACTATGATGAGCTGGTGTTAGTTACACTCAAACTGTGGACTCCATCAGGGGTTCCTGATTAACAGCCTGCATTTCCTTTACCGCCTGTTTTGTCATTTAAACACTGACTGTCAGCATTCCCAGACCCTGCAGAGGTCTCAGATCCTCTTGGGGAGAGGGCTCAGATCCTACCACACCACAGAACCTGGAATTTGGTGTTGCAGATTCAATGGCACCAGATGGGTATATGGATCTGGTGGCATCACAGAAGCTGTAGGATGGAGGGGTATGGATCCAATGGCACAACAGAGACTGATTAATTTTGCTTCATTTGATATTGGGCAATAGAGTAGTTTGGCAAAGGGCCAATGCTATTGTGGTGGGTCCCATGCTTTTCCTTGGTGTGGTGGGTCagggtgctgcccctgcccctattctTGAGCTCCGCTAGTGCCCTGGAGAAGGAGAAAAGGGGAGCAGTGAAGGGACCCAGGTCCACCTCCTATTCCGGTCCCAGCCCCTTCAGCTTCGCAGGCTTCTTACCTCTTTCCCCTTGGGCAGGGTTTCTCTCAGTCCTCTGTGCTGGGGAAGTCCCTCTGCCTTGCTTGGGCAGGATCTCCCTGCCCCGGTACTCTGAACCTCTGGTCAACACCAGTCACCTCCAAACTACAGTCAGctctccttcccttctcctgGCTGACTGAAGTAGGTCTTAGGTCTCTGGTGGggccttaattggctccaggtgctctaattaacctGTAGTCCCCTCTCCTTAGTCCACAGGGAATAAGGCTCTGATCATCCTGGGGCTTATATACCTCCCATCAAGCAGTCTCCTTCTGCCTCACGGTAGTTAGTAGTAGTAGCAGGGTCCTGAGCGGCAGCCTCCTGGGGCTGAGATAAATGTTTCCATTACCATGATGATCTGATTCTGTTTTGGGCTtggctccagcagctctctgATCTCTGGAACGTTATATTCAGTGGCTCCTACTACCACATGCAGGTCTGTGACCCCTAGGTTGGGTTCATTGATCACTAGGATGCTGAACCACTGTGCCCTCTTGGCTTGGGATGGAAGTTTTCTGATCTGTGGAATTTCATGCCCAGTTCTTGTCTCACTGAAGTTTTGTTTCTGCCCTGGATGTAAGGGAGTGGAGGAATATCTACCACCGTGTTTCCTTTCTTAAAGTGAAACACGGTGGTAGATAAGctgcatttttagtcttagcCCAGAAAATCAGAAAGGGTTAACCTTACAGCAATATTGGGGTATTTGTCATTATAAGGTATTGCTGTTGCTCTGTCCTGGACACGAGTGTCAGCCTTTTGTATGGGAACACCTTTAGAAATGGGTTGGCTGCTTTCTCTCTTGCTGTGTCCTGTCctgctccttcctttctctcttacTTTAACAGTAAAGTGCAGGTTCCTAGAGCTTTGAGTGACAGGAAGGACTGCAGTTGACAAAACGGGACTAACTTTTGTTCTCCGACCTTTGCAGACTCCCCTTGTGTTAGCTACTGACCAGGTGCTTGGAGTGCCCACAGTAATTATGATAATATTCTTATTCTCCATTCTCAAAGGCTCAGAACTTTCCAAAAATGTTTTTCCCCAGGGTTGGtctttactagggttaccatatttaaaaaataaaaaagaggacactccacggggccctggccctgccccttccccaccctggccccttccccaaagtccctgccctcactccaccccctcccctgagcgccccacattccccctcctccctcccagccatgtgaaaagggctgcccgagcgctaccggcttcacggtttgccgggcagcccccagaccctgcgcccccggccggaggcacagctggagcccgggaggggaagcgcccagtaggggcgcagggtctggaggctgcccggcaaaccgtgaagccggtagcgcgtgggctttgggcagcctccatgcctccggaccctgcgcccccggccgggaacttcccctcccgggctccggcggctgctgtgctccctgaactcctgggctctgtaagcccCGAGCttcccgagcgctaccggcttcgggcagcccccatgcctctgggctgcccgaagccggtagcgcttgggcagcttggcgcttacagagcccaggagtcagggagcacagcagcccccggcgCCCGGTCTAAGGTAAcccagggagtatttttcccagacatgttcagctttttggaaattccccctggacgggggtgtGATTACCagaaagctggacatgtctgggaaaaaacggacgCATGGCAACCCTATCTTTACCCAAAGGTggattatattttaattattgaaaatgttaataatggaagagagaaaaaaatatacaaaaaatccTTACCCAACTTTTTTAGACACTGCCACAGCCAAAAAATGAATACCTGAAGAGTACCATGCACTAAATAGGTATGCACaactagggtgtgtgtgtgtgtgtgtgtgtgttggggggggggtgtccatgAACTTCAGAGGGACTCTGTTCACTTGCAAGAGTCCATCTCTGACTATGGTTCAGGGCTCTAGTCAGGAAAAATGCACGGATAGGTTGAAAGAACTTCCAAGCTGTCCTGGTGAAGCCTAT
The window above is part of the Chrysemys picta bellii isolate R12L10 chromosome 12, ASM1138683v2, whole genome shotgun sequence genome. Proteins encoded here:
- the MYADML2 gene encoding myeloid-associated differentiation marker-like protein 2 codes for the protein MESSGGPYLNTAAVASPVGVARLLQVAFGCTTFSLVAHQGGFSAAYGTFCMFVWCFCFAVTIFIITCEFTHLHSCLSISWGNFTAAFAMLATLMSITAAVIYPLYFAQFGCYSISCKVRDFRIAASVFAGLLFIAYAVEVFLTRAKPGQVTSYMATVSGLLKIVQAFVACIIFGALVNDSQYSNYVATQWCVAVYSFCFVVTVVVVAFNVTGRTAMLRCPFERFVVIYTFVAILMYVSAAVIWPVFCFDSKYGSPWRPYQCSQGKCPWDSQLVIAIFTYVNLVLYIVDLAYSQRIRFVSHP